The Clostridioides sp. ES-S-0010-02 genome window below encodes:
- a CDS encoding DUF1659 domain-containing protein, translating into MAVVSTKNLSSIKLKLDAGFDDKGKAVIKSKSFANVKAEASNDDVYAVAEAIANLQENPIVDILKLDSTSLSK; encoded by the coding sequence ATGGCAGTTGTTTCAACAAAAAATTTATCTAGTATAAAACTGAAATTGGATGCTGGTTTTGATGATAAGGGTAAGGCAGTTATTAAAAGTAAATCTTTCGCAAATGTAAAGGCAGAGGCATCAAACGATGATGTTTATGCAGTTGCAGAAGCAATCGCAAATCTTCAAGAAAATCCTATTGTAGATATTTTAAAACTAGATAGCACATCACTATCTAAATAG
- a CDS encoding DUF2922 domain-containing protein: MEIKKKLVMSFKNTKDKQVSFSIENPKEDLTEENIKSAMDLIVSKNVFSVGGFDLASAVEAKIVETNTTPYDLV, translated from the coding sequence ATGGAGATTAAGAAAAAATTAGTCATGAGTTTCAAGAATACAAAGGATAAACAAGTTTCTTTTTCTATAGAAAATCCAAAGGAGGACTTAACTGAAGAAAATATAAAATCTGCTATGGATTTGATAGTATCTAAAAATGTTTTTTCAGTTGGAGGATTTGACCTTGCTTCTGCTGTTGAAGCTAAGATTGTAGAAACTAATACTACTCCTTATGACCTAGTTTAG
- a CDS encoding YvrJ family protein, with protein sequence MDDSLQLLITNVGFPIALSMYLLVRIEGKLNTLSNSIDVLSKNILTFEK encoded by the coding sequence ATGGATGATAGTTTACAATTGTTAATAACTAATGTTGGTTTTCCTATAGCTCTATCCATGTATTTATTGGTTAGAATTGAGGGCAAATTGAACACACTATCTAACAGCATTGATGTACTATCTAAAAATATTTTGACATTTGAGAAGTAA
- a CDS encoding LytTR family transcriptional regulator gives MKIHVEQSTNFDDIEIIIKCSAIDNNIEKIISLLNTPLLDINGKKAGEIYKLNICDILYFETVGNKTFAYYKDDVFEVDLKIYELSNRLHNTSFLRISKSMILNMDYLESIKVISHNRMQATLSNNEKVIINRRYIKNIRDKLNI, from the coding sequence ATGAAAATACATGTCGAACAATCCACTAATTTTGATGATATTGAAATAATTATAAAATGCTCTGCCATTGACAATAATATTGAAAAAATAATTTCACTACTAAATACACCATTACTAGATATAAATGGTAAAAAAGCAGGAGAAATTTATAAGCTTAATATTTGCGATATTTTATACTTTGAGACAGTTGGCAATAAGACATTTGCTTACTATAAAGATGATGTATTTGAAGTTGACCTAAAAATATATGAATTATCAAACCGATTACACAATACATCTTTTTTACGAATATCTAAATCTATGATTTTAAATATGGATTACCTAGAAAGTATAAAAGTAATATCACATAATCGCATGCAAGCTACTTTATCAAATAATGAAAAAGTTATTATAAATCGCCGTTACATAAAAAATATTAGAGATAAGCTAAATATTTAA
- a CDS encoding CPBP family intramembrane metalloprotease, which yields MQLYNPHFNSDKNLIFFFTSTLLWTWLFSFTPVLLGVTNTMLGKLLFYFAYTAPSVIGLLFIFTIYPNSARKDFLYRSFSFKEIGVKWPLLTVLFFALIVICSLLIGKYFHLEINDVDWMHIAIYTPYKIPIMLFISFILSILSQGFGWIGYSLDKLLVRFGFTGASIILGTICGVWYLGWYLTPGQIPYNLLQYSLFDALLFIPSTILLNFVITFVYINTHRSILAGGFVHMMCDFFTIQLYSYYPIEAYVMAQYVKIIFCLILIIYIISSAKFKQKINSEIEKIKSDEFEFELDC from the coding sequence ATGCAATTATATAATCCCCATTTTAATTCAGATAAAAATTTAATTTTTTTCTTTACAAGCACTCTATTATGGACTTGGCTATTTAGCTTTACACCTGTATTATTAGGAGTTACAAATACCATGCTTGGAAAACTTCTTTTTTACTTCGCATATACAGCCCCTTCTGTCATAGGGCTACTTTTTATTTTCACAATATATCCAAATAGCGCAAGAAAAGATTTTCTTTACAGGAGCTTTAGCTTCAAAGAAATAGGAGTAAAATGGCCATTATTAACAGTACTCTTTTTTGCTTTAATTGTAATTTGTTCTTTACTAATAGGAAAATATTTTCATCTAGAAATTAATGATGTGGATTGGATGCACATAGCTATTTATACACCTTATAAAATACCAATTATGCTATTTATAAGCTTTATACTAAGTATACTTAGCCAAGGATTTGGATGGATAGGATATTCTCTTGATAAATTATTAGTCAGATTTGGATTTACAGGTGCTTCAATTATTTTAGGTACTATTTGTGGAGTTTGGTATTTGGGATGGTATCTTACACCTGGTCAAATCCCATATAATCTACTGCAATATTCTTTATTTGATGCACTTTTATTTATACCATCTACTATACTTCTAAACTTTGTTATTACATTTGTATATATTAATACACATAGAAGTATTTTAGCAGGTGGATTTGTACATATGATGTGTGACTTCTTTACCATTCAACTATATTCTTACTACCCTATTGAAGCCTATGTAATGGCTCAATATGTAAAAATAATATTTTGCCTCATATTAATTATTTACATAATTTCTTCTGCTAAATTTAAACAGAAAATTAATTCTGAAATTGAGAAGATAAAATCAGACGAATTTGAATTTGAGTTAGACTGCTGA
- a CDS encoding MerR family transcriptional regulator yields MFKIGEFSKLTQVSIRMLRYYDELGILKPAKIDKYTGYRLYSADQISTLQRIILLRDSKFTVSEISNIIHNWNDELVIKELNRKKIEIQDEVKKEQQRINNINKLIKAIDDNKDEIHYNVIFKEIPSYKIISLREIIPDYHHEGILWEKLYEFIKEEHIEISHQASNNIALYHDEELKDCGVDIEVGTVVKKLGKNKSGFIYRETEAVDMMACSMVYGPYENIAGGYESFAYWLDKNSDYKMSGINRQIGHKGVHNEENPENYLTEIQIPVIKVK; encoded by the coding sequence ATGTTTAAAATTGGAGAATTTTCAAAACTAACACAAGTCTCTATTCGAATGTTACGTTATTATGATGAACTTGGTATTCTAAAACCAGCAAAGATAGATAAATACACAGGTTATCGCCTATACTCTGCTGACCAAATTTCAACTTTACAAAGAATTATTTTACTAAGAGATTCAAAATTTACTGTTTCAGAGATATCAAATATTATTCATAATTGGAACGACGAACTTGTGATTAAAGAATTGAATCGAAAAAAAATTGAAATACAAGATGAAGTTAAAAAAGAACAACAAAGAATAAATAATATTAATAAATTGATTAAGGCTATAGATGACAATAAAGATGAGATTCATTACAATGTTATCTTTAAGGAAATTCCCAGTTATAAGATTATCTCGCTTAGAGAAATAATTCCAGACTATCACCATGAAGGTATACTGTGGGAAAAATTATATGAATTTATTAAAGAAGAACATATAGAAATATCCCACCAAGCAAGCAACAATATAGCACTTTATCATGATGAAGAACTGAAAGATTGTGGTGTAGATATAGAGGTTGGAACGGTTGTAAAGAAATTAGGAAAAAACAAATCTGGATTTATATATCGTGAGACAGAGGCAGTTGATATGATGGCATGTAGTATGGTATATGGCCCATATGAAAATATAGCTGGTGGGTATGAGTCATTTGCTTACTGGCTGGATAAAAATAGTGATTATAAAATGTCTGGTATCAATAGGCAAATTGGTCATAAAGGGGTTCATAATGAGGAAAATCCTGAAAACTATCTTACAGAAATTCAGATACCAGTAATAAAAGTTAAATAG
- a CDS encoding sensor histidine kinase: MLGIDVWGIILTLFSTMIEWIVLKFILDELSELRKSKSVLNSSLLIAIIIITTLTIIEFDIKVKLFICIFITYLLYRSNYVVDQWKSVFISLLYWMLLIGFDSTGLSIVGTLNSIQEMSDLLNNNLLKLELIIISKSLLIGLIPLLKAIRLKIKINKKDCIYLFFPLIANIVSIIVVFGFIFKDKSINPTESLTILVISIVFLLSNISLVSIIGRIIKDNNLKMEHEITKEKINMQYKYYLNLQEYQSKIRKLYHDMNNHIICIKNIYGKNEIAEKYIKDINKQINECNTIFNTQSMILDVILSEKKSICDINGIDFLVDINFLECNFIEMADVCSIFSNMIDNAIEACNKIYDTNIQKKIKLRGTIINRLFVIKCENTKINEIILKNNKIITDKKDSFLHGIGISSIKSSVEKYNGNVEIYSDKNKFTTTIYIPLSRK, encoded by the coding sequence ATGTTAGGGATAGATGTATGGGGGATTATTCTAACTTTATTTTCTACAATGATAGAATGGATTGTATTAAAATTTATATTAGATGAACTTAGTGAGCTAAGAAAGAGCAAGTCAGTTTTAAATAGTAGTCTACTAATTGCAATTATAATAATTACTACCTTGACTATAATTGAATTTGATATAAAGGTTAAGTTATTTATATGTATATTTATTACATATCTATTGTATAGAAGTAATTATGTGGTGGACCAATGGAAAAGTGTGTTTATAAGTTTATTATATTGGATGTTATTAATCGGATTTGATAGTACTGGATTAAGTATAGTAGGCACACTTAACTCTATACAAGAGATGAGTGATTTATTAAATAATAATTTATTAAAACTAGAATTAATAATTATATCTAAATCACTACTAATAGGATTAATACCATTACTTAAAGCTATTAGATTAAAAATAAAAATAAACAAGAAGGATTGTATCTATTTATTTTTCCCCTTAATAGCAAATATTGTTAGCATAATAGTTGTATTTGGATTTATTTTTAAAGATAAGAGTATTAATCCTACCGAAAGTTTGACAATACTTGTTATATCAATTGTATTTTTACTTTCAAATATTTCGTTAGTAAGTATTATAGGTAGAATAATAAAAGACAATAACCTAAAGATGGAACATGAAATTACAAAAGAAAAGATAAATATGCAATATAAATACTATTTAAATTTACAGGAATATCAGTCGAAAATAAGAAAACTATACCATGACATGAACAATCATATTATTTGTATTAAGAATATTTATGGTAAAAATGAGATTGCAGAGAAGTATATTAAAGATATAAATAAGCAAATAAATGAATGTAATACTATATTTAATACACAAAGTATGATTTTAGATGTTATTTTAAGTGAGAAAAAATCTATTTGTGATATAAATGGCATAGATTTTTTAGTAGATATTAATTTTTTAGAATGCAATTTTATAGAAATGGCGGATGTGTGTAGCATATTTTCAAATATGATAGATAATGCAATAGAAGCTTGTAATAAGATTTACGATACAAATATACAAAAAAAGATTAAATTAAGAGGAACTATTATAAATAGATTATTTGTAATTAAATGTGAAAATACAAAAATAAATGAGATTATATTAAAGAATAATAAAATTATTACAGATAAAAAAGACTCATTTTTACATGGAATAGGAATAAGTAGTATAAAAAGTTCAGTAGAAAAATATAATGGAAATGTAGAAATATATTCAGATAAAAATAAGTTTACAACTACTATTTATATACCATTATCTAGAAAATAA
- a CDS encoding response regulator transcription factor: MYRIVICEDDITQMVFLRECILKSLEGVSSQIELLEFNSGEELLESALEGVDIYFLDIQMLQLTGMDVAKIIRETNDTSEIIFITSIVDYIQEGYKVRAYRYLLKPIDFEDLNENILNCISDIIKKRENFMLIENKGIINKILINSIMYIEVRKKVLTIHTTDGIYNTNNSMDKIELELEKYNFFRCHKSYLINMEYIQLICKNTVVINNENIPVSKYRISDLKTKLTHVLGDVLC, from the coding sequence ATGTATAGAATAGTTATTTGTGAGGATGATATTACACAAATGGTTTTCTTAAGAGAGTGTATACTAAAATCCTTAGAGGGAGTTTCTAGTCAAATTGAACTATTAGAGTTTAATTCAGGAGAAGAGTTATTGGAGTCTGCTTTAGAAGGAGTTGATATATATTTTTTAGATATTCAAATGCTTCAACTAACAGGGATGGATGTAGCTAAAATAATTAGAGAAACAAATGATACTTCTGAAATAATATTTATAACTTCAATAGTCGACTATATACAAGAAGGTTATAAGGTAAGGGCTTATAGATATTTATTAAAGCCTATAGATTTTGAGGATTTAAATGAAAATATTTTAAATTGTATATCAGATATTATTAAAAAAAGAGAAAACTTTATGCTGATAGAAAATAAAGGTATAATCAACAAAATTTTAATTAATAGTATTATGTATATAGAGGTCAGGAAAAAGGTTTTGACTATACATACTACAGATGGTATTTATAATACTAATAATAGTATGGATAAAATAGAGTTAGAATTAGAAAAATATAATTTTTTTAGATGTCATAAAAGCTATTTAATAAACATGGAATATATTCAACTTATATGTAAAAATACTGTAGTTATTAATAATGAAAATATTCCAGTCAGTAAATATAGAATATCTGATTTAAAGACAAAATTAACACATGTATTGGGAGATGTATTATGTTAG
- a CDS encoding TetR/AcrR family transcriptional regulator: protein MKIDSKKEQLINTTVQLLTSNRDISSITAREIIAKANVNLAMINYYFKSKEALINTAIKRILKCHMDEYKTTHDKQNLTPKQELKEMLMTFCDVIILYSQFIEISVPYILVQEDIIYPFEILPLIRAHYKNHDNNKTEEDYKVIAYQITSFIQLVLLRSNAFLRYSGIDIMDAEKRSALIDSQLELFLIDTIK, encoded by the coding sequence ATGAAAATAGATTCAAAAAAAGAGCAACTAATTAACACAACAGTTCAGCTATTAACTTCAAATAGAGATATTTCAAGTATCACAGCTAGAGAAATCATAGCTAAAGCAAATGTCAATTTGGCTATGATTAATTATTATTTTAAATCTAAAGAAGCACTAATTAATACTGCTATTAAGAGAATTTTAAAATGCCATATGGATGAATATAAAACTACACATGATAAGCAAAATCTAACACCTAAGCAAGAGTTAAAAGAAATGTTAATGACATTTTGTGATGTTATAATTTTATATAGTCAATTTATAGAGATTTCTGTACCTTACATATTAGTTCAAGAAGACATTATTTATCCATTTGAAATATTGCCTTTGATTAGAGCTCATTATAAAAATCACGACAACAATAAAACTGAAGAAGATTACAAGGTTATTGCATATCAAATAACTTCATTTATACAGTTAGTTCTTCTTCGTTCTAACGCCTTTTTAAGATACAGTGGTATTGATATTATGGATGCAGAGAAAAGAAGTGCTTTAATTGACTCTCAATTAGAGTTATTTTTAATAGACACCATAAAATAG
- a CDS encoding ABC transporter ATP-binding protein yields the protein MLKVNNLCKSYKAGNKTYPVLKNISFEINKGEFVAIMGASGSGKTTLLNCISCFIPIDEGEITLGNNNIRNLQEKELSEVRNQQLGFVFQDFMLFDGLSVFENICVPQIIKGSKVIQMENRATSLCKLFGIEHIRKKYPAEISGGEKQRTAVARALMNNPDLILADEPTGNLDSKSCRTVIDSFLKAKQELDATIFMVTHDSFAASFCDRVIVLKDGMVYKEVVKSNSRREFLDELLELLKEMGGSQDDN from the coding sequence ATGCTTAAAGTAAACAATTTATGTAAATCATACAAGGCAGGTAATAAAACGTACCCTGTATTAAAAAATATTTCTTTTGAAATCAATAAAGGAGAATTCGTTGCAATCATGGGTGCATCTGGAAGTGGAAAGACAACTCTCTTAAACTGCATTTCATGCTTTATACCAATTGATGAAGGTGAAATAACTCTTGGAAACAATAATATAAGAAACCTACAAGAAAAAGAACTTTCCGAAGTTAGAAATCAGCAGTTGGGCTTTGTATTCCAAGATTTTATGCTGTTTGATGGTCTTAGTGTCTTTGAAAATATCTGTGTTCCACAAATTATCAAAGGTAGTAAAGTTATACAAATGGAAAACCGTGCTACTAGCCTATGCAAATTATTTGGTATTGAGCATATACGCAAAAAATACCCTGCTGAAATATCTGGTGGTGAAAAACAGCGTACAGCAGTAGCAAGAGCTCTTATGAATAATCCAGATTTGATATTAGCAGATGAGCCAACTGGTAATCTTGATAGCAAATCTTGTCGTACAGTAATTGACTCATTCCTAAAAGCCAAACAAGAGCTAGATGCCACTATATTCATGGTTACACATGATAGCTTTGCTGCAAGTTTTTGTGACCGTGTCATTGTCCTTAAAGATGGAATGGTCTACAAAGAAGTCGTAAAATCAAATTCAAGACGTGAATTCCTAGATGAATTATTGGAACTTTTAAAAGAAATGGGAGGCAGTCAAGATGACAATTAA
- a CDS encoding ABC transporter permease, with translation MTINKLYGKLRAYNWKNYTTLFFCIILSVVLVTSYALIYFSPTVQTILPTGGDSRKQAIMIFAVAILGCAVFTTYASSLFLKFKSREIGIFMALGTDKKKLKKILFSEILLISIVCCFLGLLLSMPVSFGIWKIFQLVIIDTREMTYHFGTQGFIYGFIFCIFVTLCIFLLSVKFINRTNIIDILNDQRISEPVHEVKSWYGILGTFFMVLGLLLGYVVPSIVISELNYMMPSIWNITYVFSAIGIYMIMTYVVVHAKRGKHPEKYYKNIISTSMMRFMGKQTVKNMCVIAFLIAGALFAVFYIPNVIAGINENTKKNPIDYTFTYNQRVNQISKKEIEQLADKHKVKIQNYMELPSIELIVDGTESIFNKDRTIDDVYMKKHSLAMFFNSKDFSKLIDKPITIKNGEYLAVVSKENNNRDYDFPKFISSPATEKETPFKYSGNLIFNGSFFQNARMTAYVLSEDDYNAFTKGLSINNYNNSVLFNVDKATDTYAFANDLKSEIIKRTPKEMGTYTMYDEYVKKRNESTGQKYFLDEEYPSGEGSLKLTPDNNQLYLQWKYYPNFKTLQSQDMIKNTAVFLMLFIYVGIICFTAVGIIAYTRGVTIAVNHKQIFIDLSRLGANNDYIKFCIRNQLKKIFSYPLITGSFVIYLFNFMIMVNNDGRIVHSEVNALLINLGLLVVCGVYMYLIYLLTYKKFKEIVGISK, from the coding sequence ATGACAATTAATAAATTATATGGAAAACTTCGAGCCTACAATTGGAAAAACTATACAACATTATTCTTTTGTATAATACTTTCTGTAGTCTTAGTAACTTCATATGCTTTAATTTATTTTAGTCCTACAGTGCAAACAATCCTTCCAACTGGAGGAGATAGTAGAAAACAAGCCATAATGATATTTGCAGTTGCTATATTAGGATGTGCTGTTTTTACTACTTATGCCTCTTCCCTATTTTTAAAATTTAAAAGTAGAGAAATTGGTATTTTTATGGCTCTAGGGACAGATAAGAAAAAATTGAAAAAAATTCTATTTTCAGAAATACTTCTTATTTCAATAGTCTGTTGTTTTTTAGGTCTTCTATTGAGTATGCCTGTATCTTTTGGTATATGGAAGATATTCCAATTGGTAATTATTGATACAAGAGAAATGACATACCACTTTGGAACTCAAGGATTTATATATGGTTTCATATTTTGTATATTTGTAACTCTATGTATTTTCTTACTTTCAGTAAAATTCATCAATCGTACAAATATAATTGATATACTAAATGACCAAAGAATCTCTGAACCAGTGCATGAGGTAAAAAGTTGGTATGGTATATTGGGAACATTTTTTATGGTATTAGGACTTCTTCTAGGTTATGTAGTACCTTCAATAGTCATAAGTGAACTTAATTACATGATGCCATCTATATGGAACATTACGTATGTATTCTCTGCTATTGGAATTTACATGATTATGACATATGTAGTAGTACATGCAAAAAGAGGAAAACATCCAGAAAAATACTACAAAAATATTATATCTACTAGTATGATGAGATTTATGGGCAAGCAAACTGTAAAAAATATGTGTGTTATTGCATTTTTAATTGCAGGAGCCTTATTTGCTGTATTCTATATACCTAATGTGATTGCAGGAATTAATGAAAATACTAAAAAGAATCCTATAGATTACACATTCACTTATAACCAAAGAGTGAATCAAATATCTAAAAAAGAAATTGAACAGTTGGCAGATAAGCATAAAGTAAAAATCCAAAACTATATGGAACTTCCTTCTATTGAATTAATTGTAGATGGTACAGAATCAATATTTAATAAAGATAGAACTATTGATGATGTATATATGAAAAAACATTCTTTAGCCATGTTCTTTAATTCTAAGGATTTCTCTAAATTAATTGATAAACCTATCACTATAAAAAATGGTGAATATCTTGCTGTTGTAAGTAAAGAAAATAATAATAGAGATTATGATTTTCCAAAATTTATATCAAGCCCAGCCACAGAAAAAGAAACTCCTTTTAAATATTCTGGAAACCTAATATTTAATGGTTCTTTCTTTCAAAATGCTCGTATGACTGCTTATGTCCTTAGTGAAGACGATTATAATGCATTTACTAAAGGTTTATCTATAAATAACTACAATAATTCTGTCCTATTTAATGTAGATAAAGCTACAGATACCTATGCTTTTGCTAATGATTTAAAGTCAGAGATTATAAAAAGAACACCTAAGGAAATGGGAACATACACTATGTATGATGAATATGTGAAAAAACGCAATGAATCAACTGGTCAAAAGTATTTTTTGGATGAAGAATATCCAAGTGGAGAAGGTTCTTTAAAATTAACTCCAGATAATAATCAATTATATCTCCAATGGAAGTACTATCCTAATTTTAAAACTTTGCAGAGTCAAGATATGATAAAAAATACAGCAGTATTCTTGATGTTATTTATCTATGTAGGTATAATCTGCTTTACGGCTGTGGGAATCATTGCATATACAAGAGGTGTTACAATAGCAGTAAATCACAAACAGATTTTTATAGATTTGAGTCGATTAGGTGCTAACAACGACTATATAAAATTCTGTATTCGCAACCAATTAAAGAAAATCTTTTCATACCCTCTTATTACTGGAAGTTTTGTAATATATCTTTTTAACTTTATGATTATGGTAAACAATGATGGTAGAATTGTTCATAGTGAAGTCAATGCTCTTTTGATAAATCTAGGTTTACTAGTGGTTTGTGGGGTTTATATGTACCTTATATATCTGTTGACTTACAAAAAATTTAAAGAAATTGTTGGAATTTCAAAATAA
- a CDS encoding response regulator transcription factor — MISICICDDEKQQRSMLNKIITREMDLWGYPCQIKEYSNGESLIYNLEHENYYMDIIFLDIELGEINGVDIAKVIRKYSKDTIIIFVTGFSDYVFHGYDVGALNYILKPYKSEKICEVLKEALKKLEQWKEHFITIQIGTNLCKINTKDIFYFKSELRKLTVVTSDKSLEYYGKLNDMEDILPSNFIRTHQRYIVNLNYVNSINQTYAKVQNEKIPISRQKYQEVVGKFTRHMLES, encoded by the coding sequence TTGATTTCAATTTGTATTTGTGATGACGAAAAACAACAAAGAAGTATGCTAAATAAAATCATCACAAGAGAAATGGATTTATGGGGCTATCCCTGCCAGATAAAAGAATACTCAAATGGAGAAAGTCTAATATATAATCTAGAACATGAAAATTATTATATGGACATCATTTTTTTAGATATTGAACTTGGAGAAATTAATGGAGTTGATATAGCAAAAGTCATTCGAAAATACTCAAAAGATACTATAATTATCTTTGTCACAGGTTTTTCTGACTATGTATTTCATGGATATGATGTAGGAGCTTTAAACTATATCTTAAAACCTTATAAAAGTGAAAAAATATGTGAAGTCTTAAAAGAAGCACTAAAAAAATTAGAACAATGGAAAGAACACTTTATTACGATTCAGATTGGAACTAACCTTTGTAAAATCAATACAAAAGACATTTTCTACTTTAAAAGTGAATTAAGAAAGCTGACTGTAGTAACCTCTGACAAATCTTTAGAGTATTATGGAAAACTAAATGATATGGAAGATATTCTTCCATCTAATTTTATACGTACACATCAAAGATATATTGTCAATCTAAACTATGTAAACAGTATAAATCAAACATATGCTAAAGTACAAAATGAAAAAATTCCTATAAGTCGTCAAAAATATCAAGAAGTTGTAGGAAAATTTACAAGACATATGCTAGAATCTTAA
- a CDS encoding GHKL domain-containing protein — protein MDTYSIISKATIYITVLLSIFMAFFLYKLTSYFIDFRKHWIFKIILILGYSIIGQMIIWLSDPVNILFTLLGYFILLIVCSKSRLIPIISVIMILYPIIVGVNFLFINNPLYRELVSSSEYTVVLSIFKIVSAIIKVFLWFLIHFFLKNRLVNIKQYLTNRIWIFIDIVCISSFLSILIAIILPPTNLIPMGSDYNIILGNLPYGTYLIILSAIIANIGVILLLNPLIENVKMKLENQSNHIKEEYYDLLENQQVQIRKIRHDINNHFQMIESYLEVEDIDGAKDYFTQLKLSFGTLSGKQFCKNPALNSILNLRHTELEENSVDVHFNIDIDNHFGIEPMDLCTIFSNSLDNAIEASLKISDLSNRKVVLKARCENEYFSYLLTNNKVNPIIKKHGLFISDKDNSKSHGYGVENIKEIVDKYSGELNISYTDTDFSLFLYIRLC, from the coding sequence ATGGATACTTATTCAATAATATCAAAAGCTACAATTTATATTACAGTTTTACTTAGCATTTTTATGGCCTTTTTTCTTTATAAGCTAACATCTTATTTTATAGATTTTAGGAAACATTGGATTTTTAAAATAATATTGATTTTGGGTTATTCTATTATTGGTCAAATGATAATATGGCTTTCTGACCCTGTAAATATACTTTTTACACTACTTGGATATTTTATACTCCTTATAGTCTGTAGTAAAAGTAGGTTGATTCCTATAATATCAGTTATAATGATACTCTATCCTATTATAGTTGGTGTTAATTTTCTTTTTATAAACAATCCTCTATATAGAGAACTTGTAAGCTCAAGTGAGTATACTGTAGTACTTTCAATCTTTAAGATAGTTTCTGCCATAATTAAAGTATTTTTATGGTTTTTGATACATTTTTTCTTAAAAAATAGATTAGTTAATATAAAACAGTACCTTACAAATCGCATATGGATTTTTATTGATATAGTATGTATATCCTCATTTTTATCAATATTAATTGCCATTATTTTGCCACCCACTAATTTAATTCCTATGGGTAGCGATTATAATATTATCTTAGGTAACTTACCTTATGGTACTTATCTAATTATTTTATCTGCAATCATAGCTAATATTGGTGTGATACTTCTTTTAAATCCATTAATTGAAAATGTAAAGATGAAGTTAGAAAATCAATCGAATCATATAAAAGAAGAATATTACGACTTACTAGAGAATCAACAGGTTCAGATACGCAAAATACGACATGATATAAATAACCACTTCCAAATGATTGAGTCTTATTTAGAAGTTGAAGATATTGATGGAGCTAAAGATTATTTTACACAATTAAAACTTAGTTTTGGGACTTTAAGTGGTAAGCAATTTTGTAAAAACCCTGCCCTTAATTCAATTTTAAATCTTCGTCATACAGAATTGGAAGAAAATAGTGTTGATGTTCATTTTAATATAGATATAGACAATCACTTTGGTATAGAACCAATGGATTTATGTACTATTTTTTCAAACTCTTTGGATAATGCTATAGAAGCATCCTTAAAGATTTCTGACTTATCAAATAGAAAAGTGGTGCTAAAAGCACGTTGTGAAAATGAGTATTTTAGCTATTTATTAACAAATAACAAGGTAAATCCTATCATTAAAAAACATGGTTTATTTATTTCAGATAAAGATAATAGTAAATCTCATGGATATGGTGTTGAAAATATCAAGGAAATTGTTGATAAGTATAGTGGAGAGTTGAATATTTCTTATACTGATACAGATTTTTCTTTATTTCTTTATATTAGGTTGTGTTAG